In Triticum aestivum cultivar Chinese Spring chromosome 5B, IWGSC CS RefSeq v2.1, whole genome shotgun sequence, the following proteins share a genomic window:
- the LOC123115381 gene encoding uncharacterized protein, whose amino-acid sequence MITPLQLDKIEIIPDTRAHTHRAGDRRTVIMASSAVSHSHGGQHQHQLPASGSMMARVDRLDLVVGYLEELRHHSGGSGRSSTTATSTLSSSSPTTPRSSRPHGCRPAEELLREAKAKGSLVERIAFLEDRVLRMEEERMELSSSSMLDTADQTTPTSSGRRTMRMMMNGGGGAGDEHGSGGSGRKGKKGLKSLVKSCVRAGAKLKTKE is encoded by the coding sequence ATGATCACTCCCTTGCAACTTGATAAGATCGAGATAATTCCagacacgcgcgcacacacacatagggCAGGAGATAGAAGAACAGTTATTATGGCTTCATCGGCGGTGAGCCACAGCCACGGCGGGCAGCACCAGCACCAGCTGCCGGCGTCTGGGAGCATGATGGCGCGGGTGGACAGGCTGGACCTGGTGGTGGGGTACCTGGAGGAGCTGCGCCACcacagcggcggcagcggcaggtCGTCCACCACCGCGACCAGCACCCTGTCATCGTCGTCTCCGACCACGCCTCGGTCGTCTCGGCCTCACGGGTGCCGGCCGGCGGAGGAGCTGCTGCGGGAGGCCAAGGCCAAGGGCAGCCTGGTGGAGCGCATCGCGTTCCTGGAGGACCGCGTGCTCCGGATGGAGGAGGAGCGCATGGAGCTGTCGTCGTCGAGCATGCTTGACACGGCGGATCAGACCACGCCGACCTCGTCGGGGAGGAGgacgatgaggatgatgatgaacggcggcggcggggctggggatGAGCATGGGAGTGGTGGGAGCGGGAGGAAGGGGAAGAAGGGGCTCAAGAGCTTGGTCAAGTCGTGCGTCCGAGCAGGCGCCAAGCTCAAGACCAAGGAATAG
- the LOC123115380 gene encoding pollen allergen Lol p 2-A, which produces MASSSRMLVVVVVAALVAVAWSAPPPVSITVEKGSDAKHLVLQIKYDKVGDSMKEVELKQNEDWLPLKKGYSGAWEIKSDTPLKGPFSFRYETQKGQRNVFDDIVPTDFKCGTTYKPEAY; this is translated from the coding sequence ATGGCTTCATCGAGCAGGATGCTGGTTGTTGTGGTGGTGGCCGCCCTAGTGGCCGTTGCGTGGAGCGCACCGCCGCCGGTGAGCATCACGGTGGAGAAGGGGTCCGACGCGAAGCATCTGGTGCTGCAGATCAAGTACGACAAGGTCGGCGACAGCATGAAGGAGGTGGAGCTGAAGCAGAACGAGGACTGGCTGCCCCTGAAGAAGGGCTACAGCGGCGCGTGGGAGATCAAGAGCGACACGCCCCTCAAGGGCCCCTTCAGCTTCCGCTACGAGACCCAGAAGGGCCAGCGCAACGTCTTCGATGACATCGTCCCCACAGATTTCAAGTGCGGCACCACCTACAAGCCAGAGGCGTACTGA